One window of the Labilibaculum sp. genome contains the following:
- a CDS encoding DUF6261 family protein: MNQQLLAHAKAIEVGMIAIAIVDFWKMKKPKINDHLQLNLEELNIQNKILQDSFGTVRNGAYTLEMKKLNSQIASLFVGLKYMIKAYLHHPDKEIVNSAGRVWGQLAVIGVDTHKKNLEKKISGLQILTERLLSGKLKADADKLKGTEKYLTVLHLSLDQLKALYRLTNTEQVKRKQRVQTTAQAHKVHRILNDDIFPFLFTFRQVDPDRYDSFARFVEFELKNTNAVIRARRTRWANRKKEDERI, translated from the coding sequence ATGAATCAACAATTATTAGCACATGCCAAAGCAATTGAGGTAGGAATGATTGCAATTGCGATAGTAGATTTCTGGAAAATGAAGAAGCCAAAAATAAATGATCACCTGCAACTGAATCTGGAAGAGTTAAACATTCAAAATAAGATTCTTCAAGATTCATTTGGAACCGTGCGTAATGGCGCTTATACTTTGGAGATGAAAAAGCTGAATAGTCAAATAGCAAGTTTATTTGTTGGCTTAAAGTATATGATAAAGGCTTACTTACATCATCCCGATAAGGAGATTGTAAACAGTGCAGGGAGAGTTTGGGGGCAACTTGCAGTCATTGGTGTAGATACTCACAAGAAAAATCTGGAAAAAAAAATTTCTGGTTTGCAAATATTAACTGAGAGACTATTATCAGGAAAACTAAAAGCTGATGCCGATAAACTAAAGGGAACCGAGAAGTATTTAACGGTTTTACACCTGAGCCTCGATCAATTGAAAGCGCTTTACAGGCTAACCAATACTGAGCAGGTTAAGCGCAAACAAAGAGTGCAGACAACGGCACAGGCTCATAAGGTGCATCGAATATTAAATGATGATATTTTTCCTTTTTTATTCACTTTCCGACAGGTAGATCCTGATCGTTACGACAGTTTTGCCCGATTCGTCGAATTTGAGTTGAAGAATACCAATGCTGTTATCAGAGCGCGCAGAACGCGTTGGGCAAATAGGAAGAAAGAGGATGAAAGAATTTAA
- a CDS encoding DMT family transporter, with protein sequence MKKFLFSTTVLAIFACLLWATPFTAIKIGLKYTTPLQFAGIRFLLSGLIILPFIKDLKYKILESKKRWRFILWVALLQTTFLYGLFYTGISFVPGALAAMLIGAQPLFAAVFAHFMLANDKMSWEKIFAIILGITGVCIISLGRADFVLTTTIPLGVGILILNNIVGSTGNVIVSRDAKDMPPRVLASFSMIIGGAVLMLISIPIENPSWNTIHPGEYYLSLAWLAMVSAFAITIWFGLLQRPGVKVSNLNTWKFIVPIFGASLSWLVLPDEHPDLLSIIGMIVIACSLLLVNYLNRRVMK encoded by the coding sequence ATGAAGAAATTCCTATTCTCAACTACCGTATTGGCCATTTTTGCGTGCTTGCTTTGGGCAACTCCATTTACAGCAATTAAAATAGGTTTAAAATATACAACTCCGCTTCAATTTGCTGGTATTCGATTTCTCCTTTCGGGATTAATTATTCTTCCCTTCATTAAAGATTTGAAGTATAAAATCCTGGAATCGAAAAAAAGATGGCGGTTCATTCTTTGGGTAGCCTTGCTGCAAACCACTTTCCTTTACGGATTGTTCTATACGGGAATTAGTTTTGTTCCGGGTGCTTTGGCAGCCATGTTAATTGGTGCGCAACCTTTGTTCGCTGCTGTTTTTGCCCATTTTATGCTTGCTAATGACAAGATGAGCTGGGAAAAAATATTTGCCATTATTTTGGGAATAACCGGCGTGTGTATCATTAGTCTGGGCAGAGCTGATTTTGTTCTAACAACAACAATTCCACTTGGTGTAGGAATTTTAATCCTTAATAACATTGTAGGAAGTACCGGCAATGTAATTGTGTCGCGTGATGCAAAAGACATGCCTCCCCGGGTACTGGCTTCCTTTTCGATGATAATTGGAGGTGCCGTACTGATGCTAATCTCTATTCCAATAGAAAATCCATCCTGGAATACCATTCATCCAGGCGAATACTATCTTTCATTAGCTTGGTTAGCTATGGTCTCGGCATTTGCCATCACCATTTGGTTTGGCCTTTTGCAACGTCCCGGCGTAAAAGTTTCCAATTTAAATACATGGAAATTTATCGTCCCAATTTTTGGTGCTTCATTAAGCTGGTTAGTTCTTCCCGATGAACATCCTGATTTACTCTCAATTATCGGGATGATTGTGATTGCATGCAGTTTGCTTTTGGTTAATTATCTGAATCGAAGAGTAATGAAGTAA